CCGCAAAATATCAGGGGAAAAACGTCTATGTAATCGGCGGAGCTGACGGTGCAGTGAAGGAAGCCTTATATCTGGCAAAATATGCGGCGCAAGTAACCATTATCCACTTTGAAGAAAAGCTGGGATGTATTGCGGAATTTAAGGAAAAAGTTGTAAAAACACCAAATATTAAAGTACGTTTAAATACAAGACTTCACGGAGTATACGGCGTAGAAAGAGTAGAGTCTTTAGAACTCTCCGATGAGAAAACAGGAGCGATTGAGACCATTGCAGCTCCGGGATGCGGGATTTTTGTCTATGCGGGGACAATTCCAAATACGCATTTATATACAGAGTTAAGTTTGGAGAATGGTTTTATACCGGTAGATGAAAATATGGAAACAGAGATTACAGGAGTTTATGCAGTAGGAGATATTCGTGTGAAAAATATTCGTCAGGTATCTACGGCAGTGGCAGATGGAACAATCTCAGCAATTCACGCAGCTATGTAAGGAGGAAAAGGATGAAATTTCTATCAAAAAACGGAAAAGGATTATTATTATGTCTGGGACTGGCAATTCCCTCTTGTATTTTAGGAAAAATGTTTCCTGTTATCGGAGGTCCGGTATTTGCCATTCTCATAGGAATGGTTCTCGCACTTGTAGTGAAAAAGAAAGAGCCATTTGAAGGCGGTGTAAAATTTACTTCGAAAAAAATTCTTCAGTATGCAGTTGTATTATTGGGATTTGGAATGAATTTAGAAGTGGTTATGGAAACAGGAAAGCAATCTCTTCCTATTATAATATGTACCATTACCACTTCACTGGTAATCGCTTTTGTACTTCATCGGGCAATGAACATTCCTGAGAAAATTTCTACGCTGGTGGGAGTAGGCTCATCTATTTGCGGAGGCTCTGCAATCGCAGCAACTGCTCCGGTAATTGATGCAGATGAAGAAGAAGTTGCACAGGCAATTTCCGTTATCTTTCTGTTTAATATTCTGGCGGCGTTGATTTTTCCTGCACTGGGAGCAGCCATAGGATTTTCCACTACATCAGGAGATGCTTTCGGTGTTTTCGCAGGAACTGCGGTAAATGACACATCTTCTGTAACAGCGGCGGCTTCTACATGGGACAGCATGTACCATTTGGGCAGTCAGACTTTAGATAAGGCGGTAACGGTAAAGCTTACCAGAACATTGGCGATTATTCCAATTACCTTAGTATTGGCAGTTCGCCGAGTAAAAAAAGCAGAAAATCAGAACGGAGAAAAGGTATCACTGAAAAAAGTTTTTCCATTCTTTATTCTGTTCTTTATCGGAGCAAGCGTGATTACCACCGTAGCGGTAGCGGCAGGCGTTCCCATTGAAAGCTTTCAGCCTTTAAAAGAGCTTTCCAAGTTCTTTATTGTTATGGCAATGGGGGCTATCGGATTTCATACGGATATTGTAAAGCTGGTAAAAAGCGGCGGAAAACCGATTTTGCTGGGGATGGCATGTTGGGTAGGAATTACGGCAGTTACTCTTACTATGCAGCACTTTATGCACATGTGGTAAAAGATTAAAGTATCTGTTTTATAGCATATAGACAGTTGTACCAATAATCTGAAATAAAATAGGAATTATGACGAAAAAATAAAATTAGATAAAAAAATGTGCTGAAACAAAGGAAAGAATTTTTAGCTATTTAACCAAATAAAGCATGATTTGTTGAAATACATGTGTTAAGATGCTATACTTTTGTTGAAAAAAACGATTTGAGGGGAAAATAGTGAAGAAAAAGGCGCAATATCTACGATTTGTCATAACGTATAATTTAATTTTGTTAATACCGTTTCTTATTATCAATATTTGTACATTTAATTTATTTAAGAAGCATCAATATGAAAAGGTGACAGACGAAGCAAAGATGACTTTTGAAAGGCAAGATGATTTTTTAAAACAGCAGATGTCTGTAATCAGAAACTTTTCAGATGAATGTAGGTTTAATAAGATTTATAATGAACTGTATTGGGATACGCCAAATGTATATTTGGATATAGAAGATGATTTAAAAGAGCAGGAAGATAAAATTCCTTTTGTGGACGGAATTTATTTATATGATAAGGAAAATGAAATTGTTTTGTCTTCAGTAGGCGTATTTTCGGAGGAACTCTTTTTTGATAAGATATGTCAAACTAAAACAGAAATTTTTGAAAGAGCCGAAAAGCTAAGAGGGGAGGTAACTGCCTGTAGAGCAACTGTACAGGGAGAAAATAAAGATGGAATTTTATTTGTCACTGCAATCAGAACGTGGACACCTCAGGGTGAGGAAATAAAATATTTGCTTTTTCCTGTGAGAAATCAGAAAATCAATTTTCAGTTTGCAGAAACAGAAGAAGATAAGATTTTTCTCACCGATCAAGGTAATGTACTTTATACGACAGAAGATTGGAATGAAGAAAGTGATTGGGAAAAGGGCTTAAAAAAAGCACTTTCAGATAAGAATTATTATACATGGCAAAAGGAAATGGAATGCGGATTTAAATATATTCGAATGATTTCAAAGGAAAGAATTACGAATAGCTTGAATATTTATTTGCGAGGTTATGCAATATGGGTATTATGCAGTCTTACCATTGGTGTTATGCTGGCATGCTTCTTTTCGAAGATAAGATATGAGAGTTATAAAAAGCTAATCCTACATAATGAGAAACTGGAAGAAGAAAGAAATGAATTACGAACAGAGAGTTGCTTATATGAGCTTTTGCAAAAAGAGGTACAGCCTCAAGATGAGTTATGGAATAAGTGTCTGGAAAGCAAGATTTATATAAATCGAAAATATAAATTTTTTGTGGTTCTGCCGGATCATATTCCTGAAAATAAAGGGTATTATGAATGGTTTGGTCAGCAAATGAATAAATACAGCATTTCCACAGCATATCAGATTGAAATTGTTGAGGATATGTTAATTTATCTTGTTTGTACAGATGAACCGGCAAGAGAACTGGAAAAGAAGATTGCAACACTGGCGAAAGGAAATGTACAGGTTGGTATAGGGGATTTGACTACTGATGTCAGTAAATTGCGGCAGTCTTATCAGCAGGCAAAGGAAAGACGGAATAAATTGCCTGGAAATAAAGGAAGAAATTCATATCCGGAAAGAGAACTTATGTCTTTGAAGGAAGCAGTTAAAGACGGCGACAGTACAAGGGCAATCTTGTTGCTTGATGAAATCTCAGATTATATGAAAGATACAGATGTCACAATAGTAACGGGTATTTTATGGGATGTATCCCGGATTTTTGGCATTGACAGAAACAAAGTGTTGGGAGAAAAAGGGCGGGCAAATATCGCTATTAATGATTTCTGCAAACAATTTTTAGAAGATATGAAGAAAAAGGTAGAGCTAGCGACTAAGCCTATTCAGGAAAAAGCATCAGGATATAGAAAACGAGATATTGTAGATGTATTGAGTTATGTTCATGAGCATTATTTAGATGATAATTTCAGCGTAAAAGGGATGTCTGCTTATTTTGAAACTTCTGTATCTAATCTAAGCCATTTCTTTAAAAAGAATATGGAGGTTACAATTTCACAGTATGTAGAACAGATTAAGCTGGAAAGAGCAAAAGAAATGTTCAAAGCAGTGATAAGAAAATTTCTGAAATTGCAGAAACTCTGCGTTATGCTAACAGTACAGTATTTATTGAAATGTTTAAAAAGTATGAAGGCGTAACACCGGGGGTATACAGAGATGACAGCGATAAAGAGGAGTAAGGAATTAAGAAAAGTATGGAAAAGAAGCGATATCATGTTTTATTTATTCAAGTAGATCAGTGGGGTGAAAAATTTCTGGATTTTACAGGAAATAATACGATTATGACACCTACAATTCATCAGCTGGCGAGAGATGGAGTGATGTATTCCAATTGCTACAGCACTTGTCCGGTGTGTATACCGGCGCGAAGGAGTCTTATGACCGGATTATTTCCCAAAACGCATAAAGACCGAGTTTATAGTGACAGAATGAAAATGCCTGCAGTTACAACGTTAGCAGAAGCATTTTATCAGGCGGGTTATCATACTATGGCGGTTGGGAAACTTCATGTATATCCTCAAAGAAATCGCATTGGATTTCAAGATGTTGTTTTACAGGAGGAAGGACGATATGAATTTGGAGGACCAGATGATTATCAGATATGGCTGGGAGAAAATGGCTATATAGGACAAGAGTTTCTTCATGGAATGGGAAACAATACTTATTATACGAGAACCTGGCCATTAAGTGAAACTGCCCATCCTACTACATGGGCTACCGGGCAGATGATAAAGCAAATAAAAAGGAGAGATCCGGAAAAACCGGCATTTTTCTATCTTTCCTATACTTTTCCTCATCCACCGCTGGTTCCGCTGTCAGAATATTGGGATATGTATTCTGAACAGGATATACAGGAGCCGGAATACGGAGACTGGGAAGACGAAAGTTTTATTTTTAAAGAATTGACAGAAGCGGCAAGATATTATTCTCATAAAGAGATGATAAGGGCAAAAAGAGCTTATTATGCACAGTGCACCCATATTGATAACCAAATTCGGCTGGTTATCGGAGCGCTGAAGGAGGAAGGTATTTTAGACGATACCATTCTTGTATTTACCAGTGACCATGGTGAAATGCTTTTTGATCATGGTATGGTGGGAAAACGTACTTTTTATGAGAATTCTGCACATATACCTCTAATCTTTTCCGGAAATCCTGTTTCTGAACTGAGAGGCAAAGTAGATGACAGAATTGCCTGCTTGGAAGATATTATGCCAACATTATTAGAATTATGCAAGATTGAAATACCGTCTTCTGTAGAAGGGCAATCCTTATTTGAAAAAGAAAGACGGGATTTTTTATATGGAGAAATCAGTGAGGGATATAGAGCAACACGAATGATTCGTATGGGGAATTATAAATTAATTTATTATCCCTATGGAAATAAAGTACAGATTTTTGATATTCTTCAAGATAAAAATGAATTACACGATTTATCAAAGAAAGAGGAATTTAAAAGTATAAAGGAAGAAATGTTGGCTCGATTATGTGCTTCTTTATATGGAAAAGATAGGAAAGAATGGATAAGGAATGGAAAGCTTGTAGGAGTTGAAGCACCGGCATATAAGGAACGGGGAGATTACACATTTTCTAATCAAAGAGGTTTGCATTGGCCAATATAAAAGGAAAAAGAAAGATGGAAAGTATCAGACTTATTAAAGGACAAACAGTACAATTAAGAAAACCGGAAAATTTTTCAGATAAGGTATTTGGGAGTACGGGTTTTTTAAGATATGACGGAAATTTTTTGAAAAATGCAGGGTATTATAAAATTAAGAGAGAGTTAAGAGTAGG
The DNA window shown above is from Blautia hansenii DSM 20583 and carries:
- a CDS encoding NAD(P)/FAD-dependent oxidoreductase; this translates as MYDMIIIGAGPAGISAGIYAVSRGKKALILEKNEVGGLIGKVSTVTHYVGVSQGETGYIFAEKLKTQAENAGVEIRKEDVIEVELKGEIKKIRTTNQEYQAKKVILANGTSPRMLNIEGEKQLTGKGMRMNAAKDAAKYQGKNVYVIGGADGAVKEALYLAKYAAQVTIIHFEEKLGCIAEFKEKVVKTPNIKVRLNTRLHGVYGVERVESLELSDEKTGAIETIAAPGCGIFVYAGTIPNTHLYTELSLENGFIPVDENMETEITGVYAVGDIRVKNIRQVSTAVADGTISAIHAAM
- a CDS encoding YeiH family protein produces the protein MKFLSKNGKGLLLCLGLAIPSCILGKMFPVIGGPVFAILIGMVLALVVKKKEPFEGGVKFTSKKILQYAVVLLGFGMNLEVVMETGKQSLPIIICTITTSLVIAFVLHRAMNIPEKISTLVGVGSSICGGSAIAATAPVIDADEEEVAQAISVIFLFNILAALIFPALGAAIGFSTTSGDAFGVFAGTAVNDTSSVTAAASTWDSMYHLGSQTLDKAVTVKLTRTLAIIPITLVLAVRRVKKAENQNGEKVSLKKVFPFFILFFIGASVITTVAVAAGVPIESFQPLKELSKFFIVMAMGAIGFHTDIVKLVKSGGKPILLGMACWVGITAVTLTMQHFMHMW
- a CDS encoding sulfatase-like hydrolase/transferase, with translation MEKKRYHVLFIQVDQWGEKFLDFTGNNTIMTPTIHQLARDGVMYSNCYSTCPVCIPARRSLMTGLFPKTHKDRVYSDRMKMPAVTTLAEAFYQAGYHTMAVGKLHVYPQRNRIGFQDVVLQEEGRYEFGGPDDYQIWLGENGYIGQEFLHGMGNNTYYTRTWPLSETAHPTTWATGQMIKQIKRRDPEKPAFFYLSYTFPHPPLVPLSEYWDMYSEQDIQEPEYGDWEDESFIFKELTEAARYYSHKEMIRAKRAYYAQCTHIDNQIRLVIGALKEEGILDDTILVFTSDHGEMLFDHGMVGKRTFYENSAHIPLIFSGNPVSELRGKVDDRIACLEDIMPTLLELCKIEIPSSVEGQSLFEKERRDFLYGEISEGYRATRMIRMGNYKLIYYPYGNKVQIFDILQDKNELHDLSKKEEFKSIKEEMLARLCASLYGKDRKEWIRNGKLVGVEAPAYKERGDYTFSNQRGLHWPI